From the genome of Nasonia vitripennis strain AsymCx chromosome 1, Nvit_psr_1.1, whole genome shotgun sequence, one region includes:
- the LOC100122593 gene encoding voltage-dependent anion-selective channel-like, whose protein sequence is MSVPDYGELGKSARDVFREGYAYDLAKLKLSAKLGVEADVAFDLRKSELTGSFLGKYSTNGYGQFSGKLSRPSLLTGEYKLNGFLSENVDLDAGYTFNLADNFQTCRVRGKFHNSLLHADGSITKDLDGDAVLHGSAVLKLGKLLLGYQAEFKPNGSRLSKNDLALGCEIGNSAALHLRCLRIPKELGLSGFYSVSDKLDVAVDAKLGLGDESRPWYLGAGLAYKLNEQSKLRLKLDKNLQLGTSLQMPLNEEAKVTLAMNLDLAQPASGQHKVGLGLDLEV, encoded by the exons ACGTCTTTCGCGAGGGTTACGCTTACGACTTGGCCAAGCTCAAGCTCAGCGCCAAGCTCGGCGTCGAGGCGGACGTCGCTTTTGATCTCAGGAAGTCCGAG CTGACCGGCTCGTTCCTCGGCAAGTACAGCACCAACGGCTACGGCCAGTTCAGTGGAAAGCTCTCCAGACCCAGTCTTCTCACCGGCGAGTACAAACTCAACGGCTTCCTCTCGGAGAACGTGGACCTCGACGCCGGATACACGTTCAACTTGGCCGACAATTTTCAGACCTGTCGAGTCCGCGGAAAATTCCACAACTCTTTGTTACACGCGGACGGATCGATAA CGAAAGACTTGGACGGAGACGCGGTGCTGCACGGCTCGGCCGTGCTGAAGTTGGGAAAGTTGCTGCTTGGCTATCAGGCCGAGTTCAAACCCAACGGCTCGAGGCTCAGCAAGAATGATCTGGCCCTCGGATGCGAGATCGGAAACTCGGCGGCGCTGCACTTGCGATGCTTGAGGATTCCCAAGGAGCTAGGACTATCCGGCTTCTACAGTG TGAGCGACAAGCTGGACGTAGCGGTGGACGCAAAGCTGGGCCTCGGCGACGAGTCGAGGCCCTGGTACCTCGGCGCTGGTCTCGCTTACAAGCTCAACGAGCAGAGCAAGCTGCGATTGAAACTCGACAAGAATCTTCAGCTGGGCACGAGCTTGCAGATGCCACTGAACGAAGAGGCCAAAGTCACGCTCGCGATGAATCTCGACTTGGCCCAGCCTGCCTCGGGTCAACACAAGGTCGGGCTCGGCCTGGACCTTGAGGTTTAG